In Archangium violaceum, the following are encoded in one genomic region:
- the atpA gene encoding F0F1 ATP synthase subunit alpha: MEIRADEISRIIREQIKDYGKKVTVAETGTVLSVGDGIARIYGLEGVLAGELVEFSNGVKGLVLNLEEDNVGVAIMGDFKDIREGDLVKRTGQIASVPVGKGLLGRVVSALGEPLDGKGPIVGTEQRKLEVKAPGIVKRKSVHEPLQTGIKALDALVPIGRGQRELIIGDRQTGKTAVAVDAIINQKGLNVYCIYVAIGQKQSTVAQVVEKLTRQGAMEYTTVVAANASDPAPMQFFAPYAGVAMGEYFRDNKMHALIIYDDLSKQAVAYRQLSLLLRRPPGREAYPGDVFFIHSRLLERAAKLSDEEGAGSLTALPIIETQAGDVSAYIPTNVISITDGQIFLETDLFFSGVRPAINVGLSVSRVGSAAQIKAMKQVAGTLKLDLAQYRELAAFAQFGSDLDKATQETLARGARLVEVLKQGQYEPMPVEKQVMQLYAATNRDDANKRGWIRQVPVSDVVRWMREFIEFADGRYPQIAKDISTKRELTNEIKAALNKALAEFNEVFQPTQGAKI; this comes from the coding sequence ATGGAAATCCGCGCCGACGAGATCAGCAGAATCATCCGGGAGCAGATCAAGGACTACGGCAAGAAGGTCACCGTCGCCGAGACCGGTACCGTGCTCTCCGTGGGCGACGGTATCGCCCGCATCTACGGGCTCGAGGGCGTGCTGGCCGGCGAGCTGGTGGAGTTCTCCAACGGGGTGAAGGGCCTGGTGCTCAACCTCGAGGAGGACAACGTGGGCGTCGCCATCATGGGCGACTTCAAGGACATCCGCGAGGGTGACCTGGTCAAGCGCACCGGGCAGATCGCCTCGGTTCCGGTGGGCAAGGGCCTGCTGGGCCGCGTCGTGAGCGCGCTGGGCGAGCCGCTGGACGGCAAGGGCCCCATCGTGGGCACCGAGCAGCGCAAGCTGGAGGTGAAGGCCCCCGGTATCGTGAAGCGCAAGAGCGTGCACGAGCCGCTGCAGACGGGCATCAAGGCGCTGGACGCGCTGGTGCCGATCGGCCGCGGTCAGCGCGAGCTGATCATCGGTGACCGCCAGACGGGCAAGACGGCCGTCGCGGTGGACGCGATCATCAACCAGAAGGGCCTGAACGTTTACTGCATCTACGTGGCCATCGGTCAGAAGCAGTCCACGGTGGCGCAGGTGGTGGAGAAGCTGACCCGCCAGGGCGCCATGGAGTACACGACGGTGGTGGCGGCGAACGCGTCGGACCCCGCGCCGATGCAGTTCTTCGCGCCGTACGCCGGCGTCGCGATGGGCGAGTACTTCCGCGACAACAAGATGCACGCGCTCATCATCTACGACGACCTGTCCAAGCAGGCCGTGGCCTACCGCCAGCTGTCGCTGCTGCTGCGCCGGCCCCCCGGGCGCGAGGCCTACCCGGGCGACGTGTTCTTCATCCACAGCCGCCTGCTGGAGCGCGCCGCCAAGCTGTCCGACGAGGAGGGCGCTGGCTCCCTCACGGCGCTGCCGATCATCGAGACGCAGGCCGGTGACGTGTCGGCCTACATCCCGACGAACGTCATCTCCATCACCGACGGGCAGATCTTCCTCGAGACGGACCTGTTCTTCTCGGGCGTGCGTCCGGCCATCAACGTCGGTCTGTCCGTGTCGCGCGTGGGTTCGGCGGCGCAGATCAAGGCGATGAAGCAGGTGGCCGGTACGCTGAAGCTGGACCTGGCGCAGTACCGCGAGCTGGCGGCGTTCGCGCAGTTCGGCTCGGACCTCGACAAGGCCACGCAGGAGACGCTGGCGCGCGGCGCGCGTCTGGTGGAGGTGCTCAAGCAGGGCCAGTACGAGCCGATGCCGGTCGAGAAGCAGGTCATGCAGCTGTACGCGGCGACCAACCGTGACGACGCGAACAAGCGCGGGTGGATCCGCCAGGTGCCGGTGAGCGACGTGGTGCGGTGGATGCGCGAGTTCATCGAGTTCGCGGACGGCCGCTACCCGCAGATCGCCAAGGACATCTCGACGAAGCGCGAGCTGACGAACGAGATCAAGGCGGCGCTGAACAAGGCGCTGGCCGAGTTCAACGAGGTGTTCCAGCCGACGCAGGGCGCGAAGATCTGA
- a CDS encoding HAD family hydrolase produces MAIRCVVLDFDGTFTDVVAEGAPFVEHFRRRLSEVLGRDVMEAGWAGVEAEVVSSSEEHGWEVGGRVVAPAVADPYLLSNFVARRLCDKLGVLPDKAERAKLLDDLYREAYARTAMAFKPEAKEVLEALLDTGLPVHVVTNAHTDAVEAKLTKLAPRGRERLRVSGDARKFLIESPATPDAVFDAVPDTTRVEGALVRPIYLRRGRYYEALRRIWSETDTSPETTLVAGDIFELDLALPAALGASVQLVARANVLEYERRAITALGARGGMDTSLRAILPRLRG; encoded by the coding sequence ATGGCGATTCGATGCGTGGTGTTGGATTTCGACGGGACCTTCACGGACGTGGTGGCGGAGGGCGCCCCCTTCGTCGAGCACTTCCGTCGCCGCCTGTCCGAGGTGCTCGGCCGCGATGTGATGGAGGCGGGCTGGGCCGGGGTGGAGGCGGAGGTGGTGAGCAGCTCCGAGGAGCATGGCTGGGAGGTGGGAGGCCGCGTCGTGGCGCCGGCCGTGGCGGACCCGTACCTGCTGTCCAACTTCGTGGCGCGCCGGCTGTGCGACAAGCTGGGGGTGCTGCCCGACAAGGCCGAGCGCGCGAAGCTGCTGGACGACCTGTACCGCGAGGCCTACGCGCGCACGGCCATGGCCTTCAAGCCCGAGGCCAAGGAGGTGTTGGAGGCGCTGCTGGACACCGGGCTGCCCGTGCACGTCGTCACCAACGCGCACACGGACGCGGTGGAGGCCAAGCTGACGAAGCTGGCCCCGCGCGGCCGCGAGCGCCTGCGCGTGTCCGGTGACGCGCGCAAGTTCCTCATCGAGTCTCCCGCCACGCCCGACGCCGTCTTCGACGCCGTGCCCGACACGACGCGGGTGGAGGGCGCGCTGGTGCGTCCCATCTACCTGCGCCGGGGCCGCTACTACGAGGCGCTGCGCCGCATCTGGAGCGAGACGGACACCTCGCCGGAGACGACACTGGTGGCCGGGGACATCTTCGAGCTGGACCTGGCGCTGCCCGCGGCGCTCGGCGCCAGCGTGCAGCTGGTGGCCCGCGCCAACGTGCTCGAGTACGAGCGCCGCGCCATCACCGCGCTCGGGGCCCGCGGCGGCATGGACACGAGCCTGCGCGCCATCCTCCCCCGCCTGCGCGGCTGA
- the atpH gene encoding ATP synthase F1 subunit delta, with translation MVNVSIARRYARALLDVATEAARSDAVSEQLSTFSGALSQNRELADVLFNPAYSREQRVRVVEALLKALGPMEPVLANTLRLLVERNRLVYLPDIARLYRDMADAQAGRVRGHVTSAVPLSPETLQSLSGTLKTLTQRNVVLEAKVDPKVLGGVAAQVGSTLYDGTLRTQLEQMRRELKQR, from the coding sequence ATGGTGAACGTGTCAATCGCCCGCCGTTACGCCCGCGCGCTCCTCGACGTCGCGACCGAGGCTGCCCGCTCCGACGCCGTCTCCGAGCAGCTCTCGACCTTCTCCGGTGCGCTCTCGCAGAACCGCGAGCTGGCGGACGTGCTCTTCAACCCTGCCTACTCCCGCGAGCAGCGCGTCCGCGTGGTGGAGGCGCTCCTCAAGGCCCTCGGTCCCATGGAGCCCGTGCTGGCCAACACCCTGCGCCTGCTGGTGGAGCGCAACCGGCTCGTCTATCTGCCGGACATCGCCCGCCTCTACCGCGACATGGCCGATGCCCAGGCCGGACGCGTGCGCGGCCACGTGACCAGCGCCGTCCCCCTCTCCCCGGAGACCCTCCAGAGCCTCTCCGGCACCCTCAAGACGCTCACCCAGCGCAACGTGGTGCTCGAGGCCAAGGTGGACCCCAAGGTCCTCGGCGGTGTCGCCGCCCAGGTGGGCAGCACCCTGTATGACGGCACGCTGCGCACCCAGCTCGAGCAGATGCGCCGCGAGCTCAAGCAGCGCTAG
- a CDS encoding sensor histidine kinase produces the protein MAQPVLNRSHVSPPAPSLPEEAVPFFGALLQAPGLGLAFLDKDLRFRFVSTAFITLTGMPASQCEGHTPSEVWPGLERDLAPLLGKALAGEPVVGARVSGTLGPPSPTGPRHHLRLSLLPTFSGGLRTGVGLLLEDETARVEQELALRESEARLRGLVTVSCDGFFLHDGGIILEASGSLASLFGTTPEDMVGQPLTRWVAPESRDAVQQALSRNVETPYELTGLRADGKRLFLEVLGRQVEHARRSVRMTAVWDISARKAAEEAATRADAFREQLLGVVGHDLRSPLYAIQLSVGALQRAGGLNETQERQVTYVSAAAKRMERMIHELLDFTRARLAGGIPVRPTPLSLDKLLERVVEEFQASHPTRLISPKVEGDVRGNWDETRLGQLLDNLVGNALQHSPEDTPVEVKLAGAPDGIHLSVRNEGPPVPLEERSSLFEPFKRGKRASGDGLGLGLYIARQIVVAHGGRISVESGVGMGTRFLVWLPRHAPGT, from the coding sequence ATGGCGCAGCCCGTTCTCAACCGCTCTCATGTCAGCCCCCCGGCTCCCTCGTTGCCCGAGGAGGCCGTGCCTTTCTTCGGGGCGCTGCTCCAGGCGCCCGGGTTGGGACTGGCCTTCCTCGACAAGGACCTGCGCTTCCGTTTCGTCAGCACGGCCTTCATCACCCTGACGGGAATGCCCGCCTCCCAGTGCGAGGGGCACACGCCCTCCGAGGTCTGGCCGGGACTGGAGCGGGACCTGGCGCCGCTGCTCGGCAAGGCCCTGGCGGGTGAGCCGGTGGTGGGGGCCCGGGTGTCCGGTACCCTGGGCCCGCCGTCCCCGACGGGCCCGCGCCACCACCTGCGGCTCTCGCTGCTGCCGACCTTCTCGGGCGGCCTGCGCACCGGCGTGGGGCTGTTGTTGGAGGACGAGACGGCGCGCGTGGAGCAGGAGCTGGCCCTGCGCGAGAGCGAGGCGCGGCTGCGCGGCCTCGTCACCGTCTCCTGCGACGGCTTCTTCCTGCATGACGGGGGCATCATCCTCGAGGCGAGCGGCTCGCTGGCCAGCCTCTTCGGCACCACGCCGGAGGACATGGTGGGTCAGCCGCTGACGCGCTGGGTGGCCCCCGAGTCCCGGGACGCCGTGCAGCAAGCGCTCTCCCGCAACGTGGAGACGCCCTACGAGCTGACGGGCTTGCGCGCCGACGGCAAGCGGCTCTTCCTGGAGGTGCTCGGCCGTCAGGTGGAGCACGCCCGGCGCTCCGTGCGGATGACCGCCGTGTGGGACATCAGCGCACGCAAGGCCGCCGAGGAGGCCGCCACCCGTGCCGATGCCTTCCGCGAGCAGCTCCTGGGCGTGGTGGGGCATGACCTGCGCTCGCCCCTGTACGCCATTCAACTCAGCGTGGGGGCGCTCCAGCGCGCCGGCGGGTTGAACGAGACGCAGGAGCGGCAGGTGACGTACGTGTCCGCCGCCGCCAAGCGCATGGAGCGGATGATCCACGAGCTGCTGGACTTCACGCGCGCGCGGCTGGCCGGGGGCATCCCGGTGCGTCCCACCCCGCTGTCCCTGGACAAGCTGCTGGAGCGGGTGGTGGAGGAGTTCCAGGCCTCGCACCCCACCCGGCTGATCTCCCCGAAGGTGGAGGGGGATGTCCGGGGGAACTGGGACGAGACCCGGCTCGGCCAGCTGCTGGACAACCTGGTGGGCAACGCGCTCCAGCACAGCCCCGAGGACACCCCCGTGGAGGTGAAGCTGGCGGGGGCCCCGGACGGCATCCACCTGTCGGTGCGCAACGAGGGCCCGCCGGTGCCCCTGGAGGAGCGCTCCTCGCTCTTCGAGCCCTTCAAGCGCGGCAAGCGCGCCAGTGGCGACGGGCTGGGCCTGGGCCTCTACATCGCCCGGCAGATCGTCGTGGCCCATGGGGGCCGCATCTCGGTGGAGTCCGGAGTGGGCATGGGCACGCGCTTCCTGGTGTGGCTGCCCCGGCACGCTCCCGGCACCTGA
- a CDS encoding Hsp70 family protein, which translates to MREPVIGIDLGTTNSAVASVEEGRPRVIPSRAGGRLTPSVVGLTPKTGERVVGGKAQALAEEHPECVVWATKRFIGRRFTPELLQAAKAVVPYQLVGGNTGDVRVKMAGRTVPVTQVSAMILGELKLDAEAHFGRPVNKCVITVPANFDDGQRQATREAATIAGLDAIRLINEPTAAALAYGLSRGFQGHALVFDLGGGTFDVTVLEITDGVYEVKATGGDPALGGEDFDLKIVEWLLAQVEDSHRELVHRDAVSMRKLKVAAEQAKRELTEYEETLISLAGLGDHTQGGWKLTGLETALTRDFFEQLIAPLSKRCLDVCASVMQEARMDPRSVDTVLLVGGMTRVPLIRRLVADFFGKAPSTDVNPDEAVALGAAIHADELARQSGAALLLDVVGNSLSVGVLGGRVRRLINKNSSVPVVAKELFYPGSHGQTEARISIYQGESDLQDENRKLGEVVLRNLQGTSRTDTPLEVTFELSNEGILSVRAADLKTGLSEAVRLEARPHLPGQEAERLVKEQAAYAQKQAREDAQKTEDKFRKLLERGDKLAKLLQQSAKENPGEQAEAAVTNVQSLLDSGRAALESGDAEQCAQVARQLNQLLSGR; encoded by the coding sequence ATGCGCGAACCCGTCATCGGTATCGATCTGGGCACCACCAACAGCGCCGTGGCCTCCGTGGAGGAGGGCCGGCCCCGTGTCATCCCCTCGCGAGCGGGAGGGCGGCTGACGCCGTCCGTCGTGGGACTCACGCCGAAGACGGGCGAGCGCGTGGTGGGCGGCAAGGCGCAGGCGCTGGCCGAGGAGCATCCCGAGTGCGTGGTGTGGGCCACCAAGCGGTTCATCGGCCGGCGTTTCACCCCGGAGCTGCTGCAGGCGGCGAAGGCGGTGGTGCCCTACCAGCTGGTGGGCGGCAACACCGGGGACGTGCGCGTGAAGATGGCGGGGCGCACCGTGCCGGTCACCCAGGTGTCCGCCATGATTCTGGGTGAGCTGAAGCTGGACGCCGAGGCGCACTTCGGGCGGCCGGTGAACAAGTGCGTCATCACCGTCCCGGCCAACTTCGATGATGGTCAGCGCCAGGCCACGCGCGAGGCGGCCACCATCGCCGGGCTGGACGCCATCCGCCTCATCAACGAGCCCACCGCCGCGGCACTGGCCTACGGGCTGTCGCGCGGGTTCCAGGGCCACGCGCTCGTGTTCGACCTGGGCGGCGGCACGTTCGATGTCACCGTGTTGGAGATCACCGACGGCGTCTATGAGGTGAAGGCCACCGGAGGAGATCCGGCGCTGGGTGGCGAGGACTTCGACCTCAAAATCGTGGAGTGGCTGCTGGCGCAGGTGGAGGACAGCCACCGGGAGCTGGTGCACCGCGACGCGGTGTCCATGCGCAAGCTGAAGGTGGCCGCGGAGCAGGCCAAGCGCGAGCTGACGGAGTACGAGGAGACGCTCATCTCCCTGGCGGGCCTGGGGGACCACACCCAGGGCGGGTGGAAGCTGACGGGCCTGGAGACGGCGCTCACGCGCGACTTCTTCGAGCAGCTCATCGCGCCGCTGTCCAAGCGCTGCCTGGACGTGTGCGCGTCGGTGATGCAGGAGGCGCGGATGGATCCGCGCTCGGTGGACACGGTGCTGCTGGTGGGCGGCATGACGCGCGTGCCGCTGATTCGCCGGCTGGTGGCGGACTTCTTCGGCAAGGCGCCGTCCACGGACGTGAACCCGGACGAGGCGGTGGCGCTGGGGGCGGCCATCCACGCGGACGAGCTGGCGCGTCAGTCGGGCGCGGCGCTGCTGCTGGACGTGGTGGGCAACTCGCTGAGCGTGGGCGTGCTGGGCGGGAGGGTGCGGCGCCTCATCAACAAGAACAGCTCGGTGCCGGTGGTGGCCAAGGAGCTCTTCTACCCGGGCAGCCATGGACAGACGGAGGCGCGCATCTCCATCTACCAGGGCGAGAGTGACCTGCAAGACGAGAACCGCAAGCTGGGCGAGGTGGTGCTGCGCAACCTGCAGGGGACCTCGCGCACGGACACGCCGCTGGAGGTGACGTTCGAGCTGTCCAACGAGGGCATCCTCTCGGTGCGGGCCGCGGACCTGAAGACGGGCCTGTCCGAGGCGGTGCGGTTGGAGGCGCGTCCCCACCTGCCGGGACAGGAGGCGGAGCGGCTGGTGAAGGAGCAGGCCGCCTACGCGCAGAAGCAGGCGAGGGAGGATGCGCAGAAGACCGAGGACAAGTTCCGCAAGCTGCTGGAGCGCGGGGACAAGCTGGCGAAGCTGCTGCAGCAGAGCGCGAAGGAGAACCCCGGCGAGCAGGCGGAGGCCGCGGTGACCAACGTGCAGTCGCTGCTGGACTCGGGCCGCGCGGCCCTGGAGTCCGGGGACGCTGAGCAGTGCGCCCAGGTGGCGCGTCAGCTCAACCAGCTCCTGTCGGGACGCTGA